A region from the Oncorhynchus clarkii lewisi isolate Uvic-CL-2024 chromosome 8, UVic_Ocla_1.0, whole genome shotgun sequence genome encodes:
- the LOC139414908 gene encoding endoplasmic reticulum membrane protein complex subunit 7-like — protein MLLHGRLSEFCIFLQAMFVLACCFSDIESGPIATSGSVQPNGDRFKLEGRAIVPGVKTQDWISSARVTVEGEEYIGFMRTDGSFVVNDVPSGSYVVEVISPGYKFEAVRVDITSKGKMRARLVNFIKTSEVIRQPYPLQLRSSGPHTYFMKRETWGWTDFLMNPMVLMMVLPLLIIVLLPKVVNTNDPEMRKEMEQSMNMLNPNPELPDVSEFMTKLFSGSKSSSSKAVGGSKASGRPAVKRR, from the exons ATGTTGCTGCATGGTAGACTATCAGAATTCTGTATTTTTCTACAGGCTATGTTTGTTTTAGCGTGCTGTTTCAGCGATATAGAATCGGGGCCTATCGCGACGAGTGGATCTGTTCAACCAAACGGGGATCGTTTTAAACTCGAGGGTCGGGCAATCGTTCCTGGAGTGAAAACACAAGACTGGATTTCATCAGCCCGAGTCACGGTAGAGGGTGAAGAGTATATAGGCTTTATGAG aaCTGATGGCAGCTTTGTCGTTAATGATGTTCCCTCGGGATCTTACGTTGTGGAAGTAATCTCTCCTGGATACAAATTTGAAGCAGTCCGTGTAGACATCACATCTAAAGGAAAAATGAG GGCCCGCCTGGTGAACTTCATCAAGACGTCTGAGGTGATCCGCCAGCCGTACCCACTCCAGCTGAGGTCCTCTGGGCCACACACCTACTTCATGAAGAGAGAGACCTGGGGGTGGACTGACTTCCTCATGAATCCCATG GTCCTGATGATGGTCCTTCCTCTGCTCATTATCGTCCTGCTCCCTAAGGTTGTCAACACCAACGACCCTGAGATGAGAAAG GAAATGGAGCAGTCAATGAACATGCTGAACCCCAACCCTGAGCTACCTGACGTGTCTGAGTTCATGACCAAGCTGTTCTCCGGGTCCAAGAGCTCCAGCAGCAAGGCTGTAGGTGGCAGCAAGGCTAGTGGCCGCCCAGCAGTCAAGAGGAGGTAG